The genomic window aaattaaggcaatcattaaaagaatcattatgcccaattatatggcagcaaatgtggcaatctaggtgaaatggatgaatacttagaaaaatataaattacctagactaacagaggaagaaattggttACCTAGacaaccccacatcagaaaaatattgaacaagccatcaaataatttcctaagtaaaatccccaggtccagaaggattcacaaatgaattctatcaaacattcaaaaaacaacgtatcccaatattatacaaactatttggcagaataagcaaagaaggagttctaccaaattcattttacgacacaaatatggtactgatcccaaaaccaggcaggtcaaaaacagagaaagaaacatataGATGAATCtcgctaatgaatatagatgcaaaactcttaaataggatcctagcaaaaatactccatccagtcatcacaagggttattcactatgaccaggtaggattcataccaggaatgcaagaatggttcaatattaggaaaatatgaatcttaaaactgctcagactctaccttggaacatttggttaaggctattccccatttaaaaatggaggtacttgatcaggaatgtactgggaattttaacattactccacccatacttaggcatactttaggggaagataaagttgtaaaactccttactggaacaatgaaaaagtccctaattcATACTTACAGTGAgtccaaaaccttaagctaggtctatttttagatctaatacaaaaaggtactaagttcctataaaggttaaattaatcagtaaaaggtcaagcaacttacaaaaggaaagcataacaaaagaggtgtgaatatttagtctactcagagaagatgataacaaaagaatatgtgaattaagaatggtacGTCCTgtggaaagcatctactgtgattagtagatgtgaaaatttaggggagctgacataagagaaatttttctttaaaaggagatggttCTCTCAACTTAGGAGTTAGTTGGATCTCAGACtcgttggagtagctgggtctctgaacttagttggaatcttgcttggaacaaaatcttgtggtgagtggacaaaagactgacttagttttctctcttaaagagaaaggcctaggccatttggcctaggccctaggccttttcctactatttcctcttactctgtctctcctttcccttaattccttcattcattttaattaaaatctctataaaacccaattgacttgggtatttcatatttggggtttttcccatggcaacaacttatttttgatataaaatcaagacactaaaattatttctacagttttggcaattcacagtcttgaacccacattttcatggtaacaaaaaccatccacataactgaccacgttaacaagcaaaccaataaaaatcacatggttatctcaaaagatgcagaaaaagcctttgataaaatacagcacccatttctattgaaaacactagaaagtataggatagaagggcctttcctaaaaataaaaaacagtatagatctaaaatcatcagcaacatcatctgcaatggagataaactagaagcattcccaataagatcaggagtgaaacatggatgcccattatcacttctattatttaacattatactagaaacactaacagtagcaattagagaaggaatagaaattgaaggcattaaattggcaatgaggagaccaagctatcactctttgcagatgatatgatggtctaccttaagtatcctagagaatcaaccaaaaacctagttgaaataatcaacaactttaccaaagttgcaggatacaaaataaacccacataagtcatcaacatttctctatatatctccaacacatctcagcagcaagaattagaaagagaaataccatttaaaatcaccttagacaatataaaatacttaggaatctatctgctgagataaacacaggaactttatgaacacaactaaaacacactctccacacaattaaaaatagatctaaacaattggaaaatcattggttgctcatgggtaggataagctaacataatcaaaatgacaatcctgcccaaattaatttacttatttagctcCATacccaaaaaatttttttactgagttagaaaaaaaacataaaattcatttggaagaacaaaagatcaaagatatccagggaaatcatgaaaaaaaaatgcaaagaaaggagcaCTTGCAGTCGtagatctaaaactatattataaagcaggggtcatcaaaacaagttggtactggctaagagacagaaagtaggatcaatggaatagactaggggtaaatgacctcagcaagacagtctatgataagtccaaaggtcccagttttggggaccaaaacccactatttgataaaaactgctggcaaaattggaagactgtatgggagagattaggtttagatcaacatctcacactctacaccaaggtaaactcagaatgggtgaatgacctgaatataaagaaggaaactataagtaaattaggtgcacacagaatagtatatttgtcagatttttgggaaaggaaagactttaaaaccaagtaagagctagaaaaaatcacaaaatgtaaaatcaataattttgattacatcaagttaaaaagtttttgtacaaacaaaacttatgcatccaaaattataatggaagcaacaaattgggaaaaaatcttcattacaaaaacctctgacaaaggactaattactcaaatttataaagagctaaatcaattgtacaaaaaatcaagccattctccaattgataaatgggcaaggaacatgagtaAGCATCttccatatgaagaaatcaaaactattattaagcacatgaaaaagttttctatatcacttacaatcagagaaatgcaaatcaaaacaactctgagttatcaactcacacctagcagattggctcatatgacagcaaagcaaagtaatgaatgctggtgggggtgtggcaaagttggggcattaatgcattgctgatggagttgtgaattgatccaaccattctagagggcaatttggaactatgcccaaagggcattaaagaaCAGtcagcagtgattctgaacaacttggaggaatctacgagaaaaaaacactatccacattcagaggaaacactatgggagtaaaaacacccaagaaaaacaactgcttgaatacatgggatgaagggatatggttggggatgtagactctaaattaacatccttgtgcaaacaacaacatggaaataggttctgatcaaggacacaagtaagacccaatgaaattgcacatcagctgtgggaagggtaggtagaggggagggagggaaataaagagattattgtaaccaaaaaaaattaaattaataaaaaaagaaacgataaacaaggggcagctgggtagctcagtgcattgagaactaggactagagatgggaggtcctgggttcaaatctggaagaaatatacacagtaacagcaatattgtacaaggatcatctgtgaaaacttggctactctcagtaatgtaataatctgggacaatcctgaaagatttatgacagggaatgttatccacttccagagaaaaaaactattggagtttcctttcatattagtatatttgtggttttattttggaatttggttACGTATAAATGTGCTCTTACTACAATGTCCCAAATGGAGTGTTttgtacaacaataaaaatacaaaagaaaaattaaggaaaaaagaattagtagAACATTAATGGTTATGATTTACCaagctctttacagatattattccatttgatcccaaGTCATTCAAAGAAAcactgaacagaatgagttcaaaaacagaaacttcagatttctctgaattaatgcagaatgaagtgagtagaaccaagagggtgatttatacaataactacagtgttccgaagtcaaagaactttgaaaaacttgggacctctgatcaatgcagtggctaACAAGGATTGCAGAAAACCCATGATAATGGGTTACTCACTTCCTACAAAAACCTAcagacttcctatgaaatcagctgcctcacTTCAGAAATGGGATGCAGTCAGGGTGTATGTTGCAACAGATATTTTTTGAGCatcagaatttgttttccttgattgtcaATGTGGCATCATAggtgtattttaatcttgaaacaattattaatatatcaatagTGCAACCTATATTCTTATATACCAGATTCATGGGCAAgtagttcttgatcattgtatttaataggtactggattaattctgaccactctccaaatctacagtccaaaaTTCAGAAGAATTCCTGGGTAGGCTGCCACAGGGTCCTGGTTCCCCCCTTGTCAGACCAGATTCCATACAaggtcacatgtttgaataaACTCCTCCTCCTTGATCTAATGGTTGTCAGTTAAGCCAATATTAACTCTTATGCCATGTTACATggtcattagctacctcccattccccattccttgatcctccaataaaagattgaggaaatatgtagtttactctttctctctctctactagaATCAGAGGAGCACACATTAAGGCTTTTTAAGcactgtctctgagtctttcttcttttattatattccctctttctctatatccccttcacccattttccctcagttcctaactctctttctcaggtgtccacctaggAATAGATTAATTCATGGCTACAGGCAGGCACAACTCATACCTGtcccaaagattttagttttcattagtggtagaaggtagaagggggacagaaaatagattttagttaattggaaaaaaaaataaattaagaaaaagatcttttcaaccacaggtgtcaaatacatagcctgcaacattcccaggtcctgcatgaaccaggggaaaaggtaattggaaaatagttaacaaaagaaaatgacaaacagataattatatgatattttaaaatgtgagcttTAGGCATCCTCATGTACAGATTGAGGCGAATAAAAAATCATCCCTCCTCTAAAGTATATGCTGTTGGtgtctgacttccccaaggtcacttccccacttcacaattctatctctccccgctgctctccattcagaacatCCCCATAGTCTAGGagaggaagttgggatacccctaaggtttgtaacaataaaattgcatgaaataaaaggaaactaaggccagagatgatctctctatgaACCTGCTGCCCATTAGTGTGATTATGAGACTGAAGGTTTTGTCATCGAtacataggaaagtcagaccagtgaattaattgggcatcAGGAATTCTACTGTGGACCCAGTTACTGGAGGCTAAAGCCAATCATCCCTTTACATGGATAAGAATCAGGTTTCATAGCAGCCATACTTTCATGTGACTttttatgccacaaagaggaaaaatataggtgcaatggtgaatctctgtgtgtgaaaggagacaaagtttacatcctcctttccatctccagaatatCCCTGCCAAACAGGATCAAGGCCAGCCCTGTTGCGTGACcatagcttatactccaaccaagaattaaaaacattctgTGGGTCCAtagcaccaagggaaagggatggaaggaaagattatggagcagtcattgaacctgcagtcctagaagttgggagaaaaagaaggttgtatgctactaggacagaagagaataatacaatatcaataacaaggatgatgatgacaattcacatgtttttgtgcctaacatgtaaaaagtactttccccacataaaatcctattatatacagagCAAATATTATGCACTTTTcgagatgaagaagctgaggatgtgaaaggaggagacacacttaccacacagataatagacagaggaggaatgattaaatccaagtttcatgattctgagTAGAAGGTTCCTTCTACCACAATGCAATGTGCCATGGGACCACGGAGGCAGAATGTCACTtatgtctatttctctccatgtctatttctgccagggaaagagagagcccaacACAAAGTTGGGGGCCCAATCAAGCTACTCACCATAGATCATAAGAGTCTTGTTTGCAGTGCGCGTCAAGCCAGTAAATGAGTTAGTTGCAATACAGGTATAGTTTCCGATATGATTCAGGgatgtaataatagaaaatgaggctgagttgTTGACAGATTTtccattctgtaaccaagtgaattgtgctggtgggttagaatcagcaacacagctcaaggtaaCATTTATCCCCGTTGCGAACTGATCGCTTATATGGTCAATTGTGGcaatatctgggccatctgggggaaaaagaaggattccatatttagattatggcagaaaagaagggcatctcctagtctgtaacccatcaccagggaccactgtgatgctcctttgagctgggaaattcacagctcctcctctacttttacagtttggatctgaacttggaagatcttagggctttctccagttcagcactctggatggccaccctccaccagaacacatgacaaggccaatctgggctccctaaagatgaagggttttgggaacctcagagcctagctctttagttctcagagaagggactgaattagcctggcctctgggaacacaccaCCAGGCTATAAGCATGGAAcatataggaagaagcaatatacttacaggcaacatccagtgtaaatggatcactcctattgcTATAAAATGGATTCCGGATTTCACACTCATATGGCCCTTTGTTATCTCTTCTTGTGAGCCTGCTGAGAGTGAGTGTCCTCTTATCTGGCGACAGCTGTATCATGCTACCAGCTGGGGCAACTCTGTTTATGAACCACTGGTAAGTGTGAATTTGACCTGTAGCCTGGCATGTcaatgagaagtccttggtctccactgcagtaatgttggaggtgacaatggtaggtttggacagtggcgctgcgcagagaatagacagaaaatgactgtgttggttctttttcttaccttataaccaaataagtggtttggaagtggcctgtctaagaccttggcaggctggaggccagacaccaagaacctgtgatttcaatagcaaagctcccccctttctctggtgcagatctcatctcctccaggccttaggaaaagttcagcttcagttcctgtgactgacaaagacattcacatggggtccaagccccgggtgctcagtctttctgggctgaggcaagcaggactggggatgacagaccccttcatccagcacctgggcttggatttgaggcctttatagcttggcagaaccaccaagagtttatgattccttGGCCTGGGCTTTCGGAAGCCAGTGTTCCTTACCTTGACAGCTTGATAAGGATATTGGGAGAGGTTGGTGTGGATAGACTAGGGACAGGCCACAGGGAGActgtgctcagaaagggaaacattactttaattctgaagagaaaagaaaaggaaaggcagagagtggaaat from Monodelphis domestica isolate mMonDom1 chromosome 4, mMonDom1.pri, whole genome shotgun sequence includes these protein-coding regions:
- the LOC130458903 gene encoding carcinoembryonic antigen-related cell adhesion molecule 1-like, with translation MIQLSPDKRTLTLSRLTRRDNKGPYECEIRNPFYSNRSDPFTLDVAYGPDIATIDHISDQFATGINVTLSCVADSNPPAQFTWLQNGKSVNNSASFSIITSLNHIGNYTCIATNSFTGLTRTANKTLMIYGE